A single region of the Triticum dicoccoides isolate Atlit2015 ecotype Zavitan chromosome 2B, WEW_v2.0, whole genome shotgun sequence genome encodes:
- the LOC119362255 gene encoding leucine-rich repeat receptor-like protein kinase PEPR2, giving the protein MSHISLLLLLLLLPPATSVTPPTPTTVLLSFLAALPEASQRILLPSWQTNTSSASTLTQHCAFRGVTCSATGAVTALNLSGLGLAGALSASAPRLCALPPALASLDLSGNGFAGPVPAALAACSGVATLLLARNRLTGPVPPELLSSRQLRKLDLGGNELAGEIPAVPAAAAGTGASVLEHVDLSNNSLSGAIPPELLAALPGIRVLNLSANALSGPLPEFPAQCRLTYLAVDGNGGITGELPGSLANCGNLTDIILSYNKIGGTVPDFFASLPRLQQLFLDDNSFVGELPASIGELLDLDRLAVSKNGLTGPIPEAIGRCKSLTMLYLNSNRFNGSIPRFVGNLSRLQRFSMADNGMAGTIPREIGRCRELVELQLQNNSLSGTIPPEFSALGRLRKLALFKNTLHGTVPPALWQMPDMEQLQLYNNSLSGEVPAGITQSRKLRELILAFNNFTGEVPGALGLNTTHGLVRVDLTGNRFHGAIPPGVCTGGRLAVLVLGHNQFSGGIPGEIAKCQSLWRVRLNDNQFSGSLLPEDLGTNTGWSFVDLSGNRFEGRIPSVLGSWRNLTMLDLSDNNFAGPIPHELRALSMIGTLRFSSNRLTGPIPQELKNCKRLFHLDLGSNLLNGSIPAEVATLDSLQYLLLGGNKLTGTIPDSFTATQGLLELDLGGNSLEGVIPSSLGNLQYISQNLNLSNNRLSGQIPSSLGNLRSLEVLDLSANSLSGPIPSQLSSMISLSAVNVSFNELSGQLPAGNWGKLADESPDAFRGNAQLCTHPGNAPCSQDRSRKTGRKNTQVIVALLLSTFIVMVAVLCAIHYIVKRSKRLSAKSGSVRNLDSTEELPEDLTYEDILRATDNLSEKYVIGKGRHGTVYKTQFAVGKQWAVKTVDLSRCGFPIEMKILNTVRHRNIVRMAGYCIRRNVGMILYEYMPEGTLFEVLHERTPQVALDWTARHLIALGAAEGLSYLHHDCVPMIVHRDVKSSNILMDAELVPKITDFGMGKIVGDEDADATVSVVVGTLGYIAPEQGYSTRLTEKSDVYSYGVVLLELLTRKMPVDPAFGDGVDIVTWMRSNLTSTQADHGSIMSCLDEEITYWPEHEQAKALDLLDLAVSCTQTACQSRPSMREVVNILMRIDESIIISEHHKK; this is encoded by the exons ATGTCGCACATCTCCttactcctgctcctcctcctcttgcCACCCGCCACCTCCGTCACGCCGCCGACGCCGACGACCGTCCTCCTCTCCTTCCTCGCCGCCCTGCCCGAGGCCTCGCAGAGGATCCTCCTACCTTCTTGGCAAACCAACACCAGTTCTGCCTCCACCCTCACCCAGCACTGCGCGTTCCGCGGCGTCACGTGCTCCGCTACCGGCGCGGTCACCGCGCTGAACCTCTCCGGGCTGGGCCTGGCGGGCGCGCTGTCCGCGTCCGCGCCGCGCCTCTGCGCGCTCCCGCCGGCCCTCGCCTCGCTCGACCTCAGCGGGAACGGCTTCGCGGGCCCCGTCCCAGCCGCGCTCGCCGCATGCTCCGGCGTCGCAACCCTCCTCCTGGCCCGCAACCGCCTCACGGGACCCGTGCCCCCGGAGCTGCTCTCCTCGCGCCAGCTCCGGAAGCTGGACCTCGGCGGAAACGAGCTCGCCGGGGAGATCCCGGCtgtgcctgccgccgccgccggcaccggcgCGTCTGTCCTCGAGCACGTGGACCTCAGCAACAACTCCCTCTCGGGCGCCATCCCGCCGGAGCTGCTGGCCGCGCTCCCGGGGATCAGGGTGCTGAACCTGAGCGCCAACGCGCTCTCGGGACCGTTGCCCGAGTTCCCGGCCCAGTGCCGGCTCACCTACCTCGCCGTCGACGGCAACGGCGGCATCACCGGTGAGCTCCCCGGAAGCCTTGCCAACTGCGGCAACCTCACCGACATCATCCTATCCTACAACAAGATCGGCGGCACGGTGCCGGATTTCTTCGCGTCCCTGCCAAGGCTGCAGCAGCTGTTCCTCGACGACAACAGCTTCGTCGGCGAGCTGCCGGCGAGCATCGGCGAGCTCCTCGACCTGGATAGGCTGGCGGTGTCGAAAAACGGGCTGACCGGACCTATTCCGGAGGCAATCGGGAGGTGCAAGTCCTTGACGATGCTCTACCTGAACAGCAACCGGTTCAACGGCTCAATTCCGCGGTTCGTCGGGAACCTGAGCCGGCTCCAGAGGTTCTCCATGGCGGACAACGGCATGGCCGGAACGATCCCACGAGAAATCGGGAGATGCCGGGAGCTGGTCGAGCTCCAGCTGCAGAACAACAGCCTCTCCGGGACGATCCCGCCGGAGTTCAGCGCGCTCGGCCGCCTGCGGAAGCTGGCCCTGTTCAAGAACACGCTCCATGGGACGGTACCTCCGGCGTTGTGGCAAATGCCGGACATGGAGCAGCTGCAGCTCTACAACAACAGCCTGAGCGGCGAGGTTCCTGCCGGGATCACTCAGTCGAGGAAGCTCAGAGAGCTCATCCTGGCGTTCAACAACTTCACCGGCGAGGTCCCGGGAGCGCTGGGGCTGAACACGACCCATGGGCTCGTTCGTGTCGACCTGACCGGCAACCGCTTCCACGGCGCGATTCCGCCGGGTGTCTGCACCGGCGGCCGGCTCGCCGTGCTTGTTCTTGGACACAACCAGTTCAGTGGGGGAATTCCCGGCGAGATAGCAAAATGTCAGTCTCTGTGGAGGGTCAGGCTCAACGACAACCAGTTCAGCGGAAGCTTATTGCCTGAAGATCTGGGCACGAACACAGGGTGGTCATTTGTGGACTTGAGTGGCAACCGGTTTGAGGGGAGGATTCCGAGCGTGCTCGGCTCATGGCGCAACCTCACCATGCTTGATCTGTCCGACAACAACTTCGCCGGACCGATACCGCACGAGCTCAGAGCTCTAAGCATGATCGGGACTCTGCGATTTTCGTCGAACCGGCTTACCGGACCGATACCGCAGGAGCTTAAAAACTGCAAGAGGCTCTTCCATTTGGACCTTGGAAGTAACCTTCTGAATGGAAGCATACCTGCAGAGGTTGCAACACTTGATAGCCTGCAATATCTTCTGCTCGGTGGAAACAAGCtcaccggaacaattccggactccttcACTGCAACACAGGGCCTCCTTGAGCTGGACCTTGGTGGCAACTCTTTGGAAGGTGTCATCCCAAGTAGCTTAGGCAACCTTCAGTACATTTCCCAGAATCTGAACCTTAGCAACAACAGACTGAGTGGCCAGATCCCAAGTAGCCTCGGCAACCTTCGGAGCCTGGAGGTGCTCGACTTGTCGGCAAACTCGTTATCCGGTCCGATTCCGTCGCAGCTTTCCAGCATGATCTCACTCTCTGCAGTGAATGTTTCTTTCAATGAGCTTTCTGGCCAGCTCCCTGCTGGCAACTGGGGTAAACTCGCCGACGAGTCTCCCGACGCTTTTCGCGGGAACGCTCAGTTGTGCACACATCCTGGAAATGCACCTTGCTCACAAGATCGGTCTCGGAAAACAGGAAGGAAGAACACACAAGTTATCGTCGCATTGTTGCTGTCAACATTCATAGTTATGGTTGCTGTATTGTGTGCTATCCACTACATTGTGAAGAGGTCAAAGCGCCTATCGGCGAAAAGCGGCTCGGTACGCAACCTGGACTCAACAGAGGAGCTGCCGGAGGATCTGACCTATGAAGACATCCTCCGGGCCACCGACAACCTGAGCGAGAAGTACGTCATCGGCAAAGGCCGGCACGGCACGGTCTACAAGACGCAGTTTGCGGTCGGGAAGCAGTGGGCGGTCAAGACGGTCGACCTGTCGCGGTGCGGATTCCCCATTGAGATGAAGATACTCAACACGGTGAGGCACCGGAACATCGTCAGGATGGCCGGGTACTGCATTCGAAGAAATGTCGGCATGATCCTCTACGAGTACATGCCGGAGGGGACGCTGTTCGAGGTGCTGCATGAGAGGACGCCCCAGGTGGCTCTGGACTGGACGGCCCGGCATCTGATCGCCCTCGGTGCCGCGGAAGGCCTCTCCTATCTTCACCATGACTGTGTGCCCATGATTGTCCATAGGGACGTTAAGTCGAGCAATATTTTGATGGATGCCGAGTTGGTGCCCAAGATAACAGACTTTGGGATGGGGAAAATCGTTGGCGATGAGGATGCGGATGCGACGGTGTCGGTCGTCGTTGGCACCCTTGGCTACATTGCTCCag AGCAAGGGTACTCGACGAGGCTGACCGAGAAGAGCGACGTGTACAGCTACGGGGTGGTGCTTCTGGAGCTCCTGACCAGGAAGATGCCCGTTGATCCTGCGTTCGGGGACGGCGTCGACATCGTGACCTGGATGAGGTCCAACCTGACGTCGACGCAGGCGGACCATGGGAGCATCATGAGCTGCCTGGACGAGGAGATCACGTACTGGCCGGAGCACGAGCAGGCGAAGGCGCTGGACCTGTTGGACCTGGCGGTCTCGTGCACTCAGACGGCTTGCCAGTCCAGGCCGTCGATGAGGGAGGTGGTGAACATCTTGATGAGGATTGACGAGAGTATCATCATTTCAGAGCATCATAAGAAGTGA